In one Spirosoma rigui genomic region, the following are encoded:
- a CDS encoding MFS transporter gives MIHTPKTTRQYLLQLPVLVAALGYFVDMYDLFLFSVVRVPSLKALGVSGEQLLPEGVFLLNMQLAGLLIGGVLWGVLGDKRGRLSVLFGSILLYSLANIANGMITNLTQYAILRFIAGIGLAGELGAGITLVAEILPQRLRSYGSILVATMGVLGAILAYFVADLFAWRMSYYVGGGLGLLLLVLRFNVFESGLFENLKAKKVERGNFLSLLASPPQLRKYVLAIIMGIPLWFVVGILITFSPEFGKNAGLIEPIVAGKAVMLAFAGQSVGDIVSGLLSQRLQSRKKAIRIFILLSFAMMLVYLLAPVSKTSQFYFICACLGFCNGYWTLFIVLAAELFGTNLRATVATSVPNFVRGATVPLTWLFVALKPTLGLTYGPLLIGGVIVFCSLVALQFLEETFTKDLNYVEV, from the coding sequence ATGATTCATACCCCAAAAACGACGCGTCAATACCTGCTTCAGCTTCCCGTGTTAGTGGCCGCCCTGGGTTATTTTGTCGATATGTATGACCTGTTTCTGTTCAGCGTTGTGCGGGTGCCGAGCCTGAAAGCACTGGGCGTATCGGGTGAGCAGCTTCTGCCCGAAGGCGTTTTTCTGCTCAACATGCAACTGGCAGGTCTGCTCATTGGTGGTGTCCTGTGGGGGGTGCTGGGCGACAAACGGGGGCGGCTGTCGGTGTTGTTCGGGTCCATTCTGCTGTACTCCCTCGCCAACATTGCCAACGGGATGATCACGAACCTGACCCAGTATGCCATCCTCCGCTTCATTGCGGGTATTGGCCTGGCGGGGGAGCTGGGGGCGGGTATTACCCTCGTGGCCGAGATCCTGCCCCAGCGACTCCGCAGCTATGGCTCAATCCTGGTGGCTACGATGGGCGTACTAGGTGCAATTCTAGCCTATTTCGTGGCCGACCTGTTTGCCTGGCGCATGTCCTACTACGTGGGGGGCGGATTAGGTCTGTTGCTACTCGTTCTCCGCTTCAACGTGTTTGAGTCGGGCCTGTTTGAGAACCTGAAAGCGAAAAAAGTAGAACGGGGTAACTTCCTGAGTCTGCTGGCAAGTCCCCCGCAGCTGCGCAAATATGTGCTGGCCATCATCATGGGTATACCGCTGTGGTTTGTGGTGGGTATCCTGATTACGTTCTCACCCGAATTTGGTAAGAACGCCGGGCTTATCGAACCCATCGTTGCGGGTAAGGCCGTCATGCTCGCTTTTGCCGGACAGTCTGTAGGCGATATCGTGAGTGGTCTGCTCAGTCAGCGGCTACAGAGCCGCAAGAAAGCCATCCGGATATTCATTCTGCTGTCGTTCGCGATGATGCTGGTCTACCTGCTCGCGCCCGTCAGTAAAACGAGCCAGTTCTATTTTATCTGCGCTTGTCTGGGCTTCTGCAATGGGTACTGGACACTCTTCATCGTGCTGGCCGCCGAGTTGTTCGGTACCAACCTGCGGGCAACGGTGGCGACGTCGGTGCCCAACTTTGTACGGGGCGCTACGGTACCGCTCACCTGGCTGTTCGTGGCCCTCAAACCCACGCTGGGGCTCACTTACGGCCCGTTGCTCATTGGTGGAGTCATTGTGTTCTGCTCACTGGTGGCCCTGCAATTTCTGGAGGAAACTTTCACCAAAGACCTGAACTACGTCGAGGTGTAG
- a CDS encoding NAD(P)-binding domain-containing protein, whose protein sequence is MNHSITTLIIGAGPFGLGLAAYLQKRQPDFRIVGKPMEFWKQHMPPGMLLRSNANWYLDPDHHWTIDPFLTTHYPSRQVTDPISRDQYIAYGDWFIEQAGIDVTPTYVRRLTTDDDLFWAELENGDTIRARQVVLATGFQHFACFPTDLIKRIPAGRYRHTCDAVDMDAYRDKRVLLIGGRQSAFESAALLRDAGARQVHLSYRHDTPRFAEADWSWVETIVAQMADRPTWFRDLPADEQEQYRYRLWAEGRLKVEPWLEDRVCQPEITLHPQTELVSAMQQPDHSLSVRLSNGTMVTVDDVLLATGYQVDMARIPFLSDSIQSALVVKNGFPLLDDRFQSSIPGLYINSFPAGQSFGPFFGFTVAVRTAATLIGRALLEAEKVVR, encoded by the coding sequence ATGAACCACTCCATTACCACCCTCATCATTGGCGCCGGTCCATTCGGCCTCGGTCTGGCCGCTTACCTGCAGAAGCGACAGCCGGACTTTCGGATCGTGGGAAAACCCATGGAATTCTGGAAGCAACACATGCCCCCGGGCATGCTCCTTCGGTCGAACGCCAACTGGTACCTCGACCCCGACCACCACTGGACTATTGACCCCTTCCTGACCACCCATTACCCATCCCGCCAGGTGACCGACCCGATTTCGCGGGACCAATACATTGCCTACGGGGACTGGTTCATTGAGCAAGCCGGTATCGACGTAACGCCCACCTATGTCAGGCGGCTCACTACGGATGATGACTTGTTTTGGGCGGAACTGGAAAACGGCGACACGATCCGGGCGCGGCAGGTTGTTCTCGCGACCGGCTTTCAGCACTTCGCCTGCTTCCCGACCGATCTAATCAAACGAATACCCGCCGGACGGTACCGGCATACCTGCGATGCGGTTGATATGGACGCATATCGGGATAAACGGGTCTTGCTGATTGGCGGACGGCAGAGCGCATTTGAGTCGGCAGCTCTGTTACGCGATGCGGGTGCCCGGCAGGTACACCTCAGCTACCGTCACGATACGCCCCGTTTTGCCGAAGCCGATTGGTCCTGGGTCGAAACGATTGTGGCGCAGATGGCCGATCGACCAACCTGGTTCCGCGACCTGCCCGCCGACGAGCAGGAGCAGTATCGATACAGGCTTTGGGCTGAGGGTCGGTTGAAAGTCGAGCCCTGGCTGGAAGACCGGGTATGCCAGCCGGAAATTACCCTGCATCCACAAACCGAGCTGGTGTCGGCTATGCAGCAACCCGACCATTCGCTATCGGTAAGGCTAAGCAACGGCACGATGGTTACAGTTGACGATGTGTTGCTGGCAACGGGTTACCAGGTCGATATGGCCCGCATCCCCTTCCTGTCGGACTCGATCCAGTCTGCGTTGGTCGTTAAAAATGGTTTTCCTCTGCTGGACGACCGCTTTCAAAGCAGCATTCCCGGTCTATACATCAACAGCTTTCCGGCCGGCCAATCGTTCGGTCCCTTTTTCGGCTTTACCGTTGCCGTTCGCACAGCCGCTACGCTCATTGGTCGGGCCCTGCTGGAAGCGGAAAAGGTCGTTCGTTAA
- a CDS encoding aminotransferase class V-fold PLP-dependent enzyme: protein MTTRRTFFRQAAGALTLPSFLPESFTPAVATADSQAKSPGQWAQDEDFWAWVKSEYTVSPTLLNLNNGGVCPQPKVVQDAHIRFYQYSNEAPSYYMWRILDQGREALREKLADLAGCSPEELAINRNATEGLNTVIFGLNMKAGDEVVLTKQDYPNMLNAWKQREKRDGVKLVYLNLELPSEDEDALVRQFVNAFTPKTKVVHITHLVNWVGQVLPVRKIADEAHKRGIEVIADGAHSFGLFDFKIPDLGADYYATSLHKWLCAPFGSGMLYIRKNKIKNVWALLSNTEPDGPDIRKFESLGTRSFASEMAIGTAVDFHNSIGTARKFARAHYLKNYWMERVRELPGVNIHTSFKPEFAGAVALFSIDGMKTGEVESQLLGKYKIHTSPIDWENIHGVRVTPHIYHTPKDLDRLVAAITALSAKQALAGTQKKS, encoded by the coding sequence ATGACGACCCGCAGAACTTTCTTCCGGCAAGCGGCTGGTGCGCTAACGTTACCCAGCTTTCTCCCGGAAAGCTTCACCCCCGCCGTGGCCACTGCCGATAGTCAGGCAAAGTCGCCGGGGCAGTGGGCGCAGGACGAAGATTTCTGGGCGTGGGTAAAGTCGGAGTACACGGTTTCGCCCACGCTGCTCAATCTCAACAATGGGGGCGTTTGTCCGCAACCGAAAGTAGTACAGGACGCGCACATCCGTTTTTACCAGTATTCGAACGAAGCGCCTTCGTACTACATGTGGCGAATTCTGGACCAGGGCCGCGAAGCCCTGCGCGAAAAACTGGCCGACCTGGCTGGCTGCTCACCGGAAGAACTGGCCATTAATCGAAATGCGACGGAAGGGCTCAATACGGTCATTTTCGGACTCAATATGAAAGCGGGTGACGAGGTGGTGCTGACGAAGCAGGACTACCCGAACATGCTCAACGCCTGGAAACAGCGCGAGAAACGGGACGGTGTAAAGCTGGTCTACCTGAATCTGGAACTGCCCAGCGAAGACGAAGACGCCCTGGTACGGCAGTTTGTGAACGCCTTCACCCCCAAAACCAAAGTGGTGCATATTACCCACCTGGTAAACTGGGTAGGTCAGGTGCTGCCCGTCAGGAAAATCGCCGATGAAGCCCACAAGCGCGGTATTGAGGTCATTGCCGATGGAGCGCACTCATTCGGGTTGTTCGATTTTAAGATTCCCGACCTCGGCGCCGATTACTACGCCACCAGCCTGCACAAATGGCTGTGTGCGCCTTTCGGTAGCGGCATGCTCTACATCCGCAAAAACAAGATCAAAAATGTCTGGGCGCTGTTGTCCAATACCGAACCCGACGGACCCGACATCCGCAAGTTTGAGAGCCTGGGTACCCGCTCCTTCGCGTCTGAAATGGCCATTGGAACCGCCGTCGATTTTCATAACAGCATTGGTACGGCCCGCAAATTTGCCAGGGCGCACTACCTCAAAAATTATTGGATGGAACGCGTTCGGGAGCTGCCGGGCGTGAACATTCATACCTCCTTCAAACCCGAGTTCGCCGGGGCGGTGGCGCTTTTTTCCATCGACGGGATGAAAACGGGAGAGGTCGAGAGTCAGCTGCTGGGTAAGTACAAAATTCACACGTCGCCCATCGACTGGGAAAATATCCACGGTGTGCGGGTTACGCCCCACATCTACCATACGCCCAAGGACCTTGACCGACTCGTGGCGGCCATTACGGCCCTGTCGGCGAAGCAGGCCCTCGCCGGTACCCAAAAGAAAAGCTGA
- a CDS encoding oxidoreductase produces MSGKYKPKYTRMAQIKTASDLTQYLQSNNVDLAFDASLLPPDESPFNKPIRLKSGKTIGNSLCILPMEGWDGALDGKPTDFTRNRWVKFAESGAKLLFGCEAVAVCHDGKANPNQLVINDDNVDSFVSLRQLILDKHTAAFGNADGLVIGLQLTHSGRFCKPNSHKQFESKILYPHPYLNQKFGMPADYPTLTDDAIDGIIQHYIKAAVLAQQAGFDFVDIKHCHGYLGHEFLSAVNREGRYGGSFENRTRFLRSIVEGIRQAAPGLEMGIRLSAFDLLPFKKGANDVGEPETTNEYPYAFGGQPSGLGIDLNEPKAFLELAQSLGIQMICITGGSPYYNPHLMRPALFPPSDGYLPPEDPLLGVKRQIDVTAELKKAFPELVIIGSGYSYLQEWLPHVGQHVLRTGMADSVGFGRMVLSYPTMPADIAAGRSLTRNLICRTFSDCTTAPRNGLVSGCYPLDPLYKKLPEADQLKAVKETL; encoded by the coding sequence ATGAGCGGTAAATACAAACCGAAATACACCCGGATGGCCCAGATCAAGACGGCCTCGGATCTTACGCAGTACCTTCAGTCAAATAACGTCGATCTGGCCTTTGATGCGTCGCTGCTGCCACCCGACGAAAGCCCGTTCAACAAACCAATCCGGCTGAAGTCGGGCAAGACCATCGGCAACAGCCTGTGTATCCTGCCGATGGAAGGCTGGGACGGGGCCCTGGATGGCAAACCCACCGATTTTACCCGGAACCGTTGGGTGAAATTTGCGGAGAGTGGGGCCAAGCTGTTGTTCGGCTGCGAAGCCGTAGCCGTCTGTCACGACGGTAAAGCCAATCCAAACCAGCTCGTGATTAACGATGATAACGTCGATTCGTTCGTCAGCCTCCGGCAGCTGATTCTGGACAAACATACCGCTGCCTTCGGCAATGCCGATGGACTCGTCATTGGCCTCCAGCTTACCCACTCGGGGCGCTTTTGCAAACCCAACAGCCACAAGCAGTTCGAGTCGAAAATCCTTTACCCGCACCCGTATCTGAACCAGAAGTTCGGGATGCCCGCCGACTACCCAACGCTGACCGACGATGCCATTGATGGTATCATCCAGCACTACATCAAGGCGGCCGTGCTGGCGCAGCAGGCTGGGTTCGACTTTGTCGATATCAAGCATTGCCACGGCTACCTCGGTCACGAATTCCTGAGCGCCGTGAACCGGGAAGGGCGCTACGGCGGCAGCTTCGAGAACCGAACCCGGTTTCTGCGTTCCATCGTGGAAGGGATCCGGCAGGCGGCACCCGGTCTGGAAATGGGCATCCGGCTCAGCGCGTTTGACCTGCTGCCGTTTAAAAAAGGAGCAAACGATGTGGGCGAACCCGAAACGACCAATGAGTATCCCTACGCGTTCGGGGGGCAGCCATCGGGGTTAGGCATCGACCTGAACGAGCCAAAAGCGTTTCTCGAACTGGCGCAGTCGCTGGGTATCCAGATGATCTGCATCACGGGTGGCAGTCCCTACTACAACCCCCACCTGATGCGCCCCGCCCTGTTCCCGCCCTCCGACGGATACCTGCCGCCCGAAGATCCGCTGCTGGGCGTGAAGCGACAGATCGACGTAACCGCCGAACTCAAAAAAGCATTTCCCGAACTGGTGATCATCGGGTCCGGCTACTCGTATCTGCAGGAATGGCTGCCCCATGTGGGGCAACACGTGCTACGGACCGGTATGGCCGACAGCGTGGGTTTTGGCCGGATGGTGTTGTCTTACCCGACTATGCCCGCCGATATAGCGGCCGGGCGTTCGCTGACCCGTAACCTGATCTGCCGGACTTTCTCCGACTGTACGACCGCGCCCCGCAACGGGCTGGTGTCGGGCTGCTACCCACTCGATCCGCTGTACAAGAAATTACCCGAGGCCGACCAGTTAAAAGCCGTCAAGGAAACGCTGTGA
- a CDS encoding Gfo/Idh/MocA family protein: protein MEEVKWGIIGCGDVTEVKSGPAFNKVPNSTLVAVMRRDADKAADYARRHQVPAWYDDADALINDPNVTAIYVATPPDSHADYAIRAMRAGKPVYVEKPMALNAAECDAMNQVSRETGVPLFVAFYRRSLPYFQRVKQLVDQGVIGAIRYVRIDMNWQPDEREVGREPGWRVSPAISGGGLFHDYASHQFDFLEYILGPITNASGIARNQAGLYPADDIVIANFEFGSGVLGTGSWCFTVNREQRTETTQLIGSAGTITFSFFENFLIRVETTAGIEEYTVPFPAHVQQPLIESVVSDLLGAGKSPSTGETGARASAILDRIAGGNADALSV, encoded by the coding sequence ATGGAAGAGGTAAAGTGGGGTATTATCGGTTGCGGAGACGTAACGGAAGTGAAAAGCGGACCAGCCTTCAATAAGGTCCCCAATTCGACACTGGTGGCTGTCATGCGCCGTGACGCAGACAAGGCCGCCGACTACGCCCGCCGGCATCAGGTGCCGGCCTGGTATGATGATGCCGATGCCCTCATCAACGATCCCAACGTAACGGCCATTTACGTGGCGACGCCCCCGGATAGTCATGCTGACTACGCCATTCGGGCCATGCGCGCCGGAAAACCGGTCTACGTTGAGAAACCCATGGCCCTGAACGCAGCCGAGTGCGATGCTATGAACCAGGTGAGCCGCGAAACCGGCGTACCTCTGTTTGTTGCCTTCTACCGCCGGTCGCTGCCTTATTTTCAGCGCGTTAAACAGCTGGTCGACCAAGGCGTAATAGGCGCTATTCGGTACGTTCGCATTGACATGAACTGGCAACCCGATGAGCGGGAGGTTGGAAGGGAGCCCGGGTGGCGGGTATCGCCCGCGATTTCGGGGGGTGGTCTTTTCCACGACTACGCATCGCACCAGTTCGACTTTCTGGAGTATATCCTCGGACCCATCACAAACGCCAGCGGCATCGCCCGCAACCAGGCGGGCCTGTACCCGGCCGATGATATTGTTATCGCCAATTTCGAGTTCGGATCCGGGGTGCTGGGTACCGGCAGCTGGTGCTTTACGGTTAACCGGGAGCAACGTACCGAAACGACGCAGCTAATCGGCTCAGCCGGAACAATTACCTTTTCGTTCTTCGAAAACTTCCTGATCCGCGTTGAAACAACGGCGGGCATAGAGGAGTATACGGTTCCGTTCCCGGCGCATGTACAGCAACCGTTGATCGAGTCGGTCGTTAGCGACCTGCTGGGCGCGGGCAAGAGCCCCAGTACCGGCGAAACCGGGGCCCGTGCCAGCGCCATCCTGGACCGGATTGCGGGGGGTAATGCAGACGCGCTGTCGGTCTGA
- a CDS encoding 3-ketoacyl-ACP reductase — MTTPEHTSPPTPTGGGRPVAFVTGSTRGIGLGIALHLARQGFDLAINGVREEAQVAEVLNQLRETGADVVYCQGSIAEASARMRMLSTIKAHFGRLNLLVNNAGIAPSVRADILEATEESFDQVMNTNLKGAYFLTQAVANWMIAQKQADSDFPASIITVSSVSATVASVNRGDYCLSKAGLSMATQLFAVRLGEFGIPVYEVRPGIIRTDMTAAVGSKYDKLIADGLTVQPRWGLPDDVGRAVAAIAGGSFPYSTGQVFMIDGGMTLGRL, encoded by the coding sequence GTGACAACTCCTGAACACACCAGCCCGCCTACCCCAACCGGGGGCGGTCGACCCGTTGCCTTCGTTACGGGCAGCACCCGCGGTATTGGCCTGGGTATTGCCCTCCACCTGGCGCGGCAGGGATTCGATCTGGCCATCAACGGAGTTCGGGAGGAAGCGCAGGTTGCCGAAGTACTCAACCAGTTGCGGGAAACGGGTGCCGACGTGGTCTATTGCCAGGGCAGTATTGCCGAGGCCAGCGCCCGGATGAGGATGCTGTCGACGATCAAGGCACACTTTGGCCGGTTGAACCTGCTGGTCAACAATGCCGGGATAGCCCCCAGCGTTCGGGCCGACATCCTGGAGGCTACCGAAGAGAGCTTTGACCAGGTGATGAACACGAACCTGAAGGGGGCCTATTTTCTGACGCAGGCCGTAGCCAACTGGATGATCGCGCAAAAACAGGCGGATAGCGATTTTCCGGCCAGTATTATCACGGTGTCGTCGGTTTCGGCGACGGTAGCGTCCGTGAACCGGGGTGACTACTGCCTGTCGAAAGCGGGGCTGAGTATGGCCACGCAGTTATTTGCCGTGCGGCTCGGCGAGTTCGGGATTCCCGTTTATGAAGTGCGTCCGGGTATCATCAGGACGGACATGACGGCGGCCGTTGGGTCTAAATATGACAAACTCATCGCCGATGGCCTGACTGTTCAACCGCGCTGGGGACTGCCCGACGACGTAGGCCGGGCGGTCGCGGCCATTGCCGGGGGCAGTTTTCCGTACTCGACGGGGCAGGTTTTTATGATCGATGGGGGCATGACCCTGGGACGATTGTGA
- a CDS encoding mycothiol transferase — MDHQPYNRRQFVGQLTLLGLGTGALALPNLTLARPATDKPNINHIGPQAGFTPQIGTLLSMLDWVTNSVIAYHSKLTVEQLDYLHDKDSNTIGSLMMHLAATEVVYQDITFHGLQDFSPANKPRWNVAMELQDAARQQIKGNPLSYYKDAFDEVRAVTKAEMKKRDDDWLLSGETKDWDWNNYCKWFHVTEHYANHRGQMTWYAKRIPK, encoded by the coding sequence ATGGATCACCAACCCTACAACCGGAGACAATTTGTTGGACAACTAACCCTGCTCGGTCTGGGCACTGGGGCGCTGGCGTTGCCGAACCTTACCCTGGCCCGGCCCGCAACCGACAAGCCAAACATCAACCACATAGGCCCCCAGGCCGGATTCACCCCCCAGATTGGAACGCTGCTTTCGATGCTGGACTGGGTAACCAACAGTGTTATTGCCTATCATTCCAAATTAACCGTCGAACAGCTCGACTACCTGCACGACAAGGATTCCAACACCATTGGCTCCCTGATGATGCACCTGGCGGCTACTGAGGTCGTCTATCAGGACATCACCTTCCATGGGCTTCAGGATTTTTCGCCCGCCAACAAACCCCGGTGGAACGTAGCGATGGAGCTGCAGGATGCCGCCCGGCAACAGATCAAAGGGAACCCACTGAGTTATTACAAGGATGCGTTTGACGAAGTGAGAGCCGTGACCAAAGCCGAGATGAAAAAACGGGACGATGACTGGCTGCTGTCGGGGGAAACCAAAGACTGGGACTGGAACAACTACTGCAAGTGGTTCCACGTTACCGAGCACTACGCTAACCACCGCGGCCAGATGACCTGGTACGCCAAGCGCATACCCAAATAA
- a CDS encoding Gfo/Idh/MocA family protein, whose amino-acid sequence MEHVSFSRRKFLQTAAAGTAVLGLPTIIPSRAFGANDRLRVAVIGLNGRGKDHINGFSNLTNVEVATLCDVDDVVLQKTASDFETKYKRKVKTEQDLRRVYDDKDIDAVSIATPNHWHALAAIWACQAGKDVYVEKPACHNLYEGRKLVEAAAKYNRIVQHGVQLRSSVAIQEAIQHLRDGLIGKVYMARGTVYKWRADIGNQGPSPVPQGLNWDLWQGPAQAREFSKNYVHYNWHWFWDYGNGDIGNQGIHETDLCLWGLDVGLPEVITSAGGKFLWNDCKETPEVLTSTYHYPKQGKIIEFEVRPWMTNKEDGVEVGNIFYGDKGYMVINGYSDYKTYLGRNREPGPARNAGGDHYKNFVEAARARDKNMLNGPVETAYMAASLAHLGNIAYRLGRTLTFDPQKEVFVGDKQANAMLTRKYRAPYLIPTTV is encoded by the coding sequence ATGGAACATGTCTCTTTTTCCCGACGAAAATTTCTCCAGACCGCGGCCGCAGGTACGGCCGTGCTCGGCTTGCCAACCATCATTCCGAGCCGAGCCTTTGGTGCCAACGACCGGCTTCGTGTGGCTGTTATCGGCCTCAACGGTCGGGGGAAGGACCACATCAACGGCTTTTCAAACCTGACGAATGTTGAGGTCGCAACCCTTTGCGACGTGGACGATGTTGTATTGCAGAAGACAGCTTCTGATTTCGAAACGAAATACAAGCGTAAAGTCAAGACCGAACAGGACCTCCGGCGGGTTTATGACGACAAAGACATTGATGCTGTCAGTATTGCCACCCCTAACCACTGGCACGCGCTGGCGGCTATCTGGGCGTGCCAGGCGGGTAAGGATGTATACGTCGAGAAACCGGCCTGCCATAACCTCTACGAAGGACGTAAGCTGGTCGAAGCGGCTGCCAAATACAACCGGATTGTGCAGCATGGTGTACAACTGCGGAGTTCGGTAGCCATTCAGGAAGCGATTCAGCACCTGCGCGACGGGCTCATCGGGAAGGTGTACATGGCGCGGGGTACGGTCTACAAATGGCGGGCCGACATCGGCAATCAGGGCCCGTCGCCCGTACCGCAGGGCCTGAACTGGGATCTGTGGCAGGGGCCGGCGCAGGCCCGGGAGTTCAGCAAAAACTACGTACACTACAACTGGCACTGGTTTTGGGACTACGGTAACGGAGACATTGGCAACCAGGGTATCCACGAAACAGACCTTTGCCTGTGGGGCCTCGACGTGGGCCTTCCCGAAGTGATCACCTCGGCGGGGGGGAAGTTCCTGTGGAACGACTGCAAGGAAACCCCCGAAGTGCTGACTTCGACCTATCATTATCCCAAACAGGGCAAGATCATCGAGTTTGAAGTGCGGCCCTGGATGACCAATAAGGAAGATGGGGTAGAGGTTGGAAACATCTTTTACGGCGATAAAGGCTACATGGTCATTAACGGCTACTCCGACTACAAGACTTACCTGGGCCGCAACCGCGAACCCGGTCCCGCCCGGAACGCCGGTGGCGATCACTACAAAAACTTCGTGGAGGCTGCCCGCGCCCGTGATAAGAACATGCTGAACGGACCCGTAGAAACGGCTTATATGGCGGCATCGCTGGCGCACCTGGGTAATATCGCCTACCGCCTGGGCCGGACACTTACCTTCGATCCGCAAAAAGAAGTCTTCGTGGGCGACAAGCAGGCCAATGCCATGCTTACCCGCAAATACCGGGCTCCCTACCTTATCCCGACTACTGTTTAA
- a CDS encoding glycoside hydrolase family 88 protein: MVHLNLSLKPSDLSTKLQRFWGLSAQKIKLIDQQYDTANGSPVFTAAGQYTTRGWTEWTQGFQYGSAILQFDATGDTEFLDMGRQKTLDAMAPHVSHVGVHDHGFNNVSTYGNLLRLMREGKIPHNEWEKNFYELALKISGAVQANRWTPINRTSASGRPAGFIHSFNGPHSLFVDTIRSCRALVVSHLLGHTFQGEGDVRINLLERALLHINATADFSVYYGAGRDTYDVRGRTAHESIFNVTDGNYRCPNSQQGYTGFSTWTRGLAWAMCGFAEELEALLLIPDAELAVYGGRKVLEAMMLNAARATCDFYIEHTPTDGIPYWDTGAPNLYKLGDYLNEPANPYNDHEPVDSSAAAIAAQGLLRLGHYIMQNNPTMDGEDADKLGTLYWQAGLTVLDRLLEEPYLSTNPQHQGLLLHSIYHQPNGWDYVPEGSKIANGESSMWGDYHIREAALYVQRIIDGMPYYAFFTGCQRG; encoded by the coding sequence ATGGTTCACCTCAACTTATCCCTTAAACCGTCTGACCTTTCGACAAAACTCCAGCGTTTCTGGGGTTTATCCGCCCAAAAAATAAAGCTGATCGATCAGCAGTATGACACGGCCAATGGCTCCCCCGTTTTTACGGCAGCCGGTCAGTATACCACTCGTGGCTGGACCGAGTGGACCCAGGGGTTTCAGTACGGTTCGGCCATTCTTCAGTTCGACGCTACCGGCGACACCGAGTTTCTGGACATGGGTCGCCAGAAAACGCTCGACGCAATGGCTCCGCACGTGAGCCACGTGGGCGTCCACGACCACGGCTTCAACAATGTCAGCACCTACGGGAACCTGCTGCGGCTCATGCGCGAGGGTAAAATTCCCCACAACGAGTGGGAGAAGAATTTCTACGAGCTGGCGCTGAAGATATCGGGTGCCGTCCAGGCCAATCGCTGGACGCCCATCAACCGGACCAGCGCCAGCGGCCGACCGGCCGGCTTTATTCACTCGTTCAATGGGCCGCACTCCCTCTTTGTCGATACCATCCGGTCGTGCCGCGCGCTGGTCGTCAGTCATCTGCTGGGCCACACGTTTCAGGGCGAAGGCGACGTGCGGATCAACCTGCTGGAGCGGGCGCTGCTCCACATCAATGCTACGGCCGATTTCTCGGTCTACTACGGGGCGGGCCGCGACACGTACGACGTTCGCGGTCGCACTGCCCACGAAAGTATCTTCAACGTAACCGACGGGAACTACCGTTGCCCGAATTCGCAGCAGGGGTATACCGGCTTCAGCACCTGGACGCGGGGGCTGGCCTGGGCCATGTGCGGCTTTGCCGAAGAACTCGAAGCGCTGCTGCTCATCCCGGATGCGGAACTGGCCGTGTATGGCGGGCGGAAAGTTCTCGAAGCCATGATGCTCAACGCGGCCCGCGCCACCTGCGACTTCTACATCGAGCACACACCCACCGACGGAATTCCCTACTGGGACACGGGCGCACCGAACCTGTACAAACTGGGCGATTACCTGAACGAGCCTGCCAACCCGTATAATGATCACGAACCGGTCGACAGTTCAGCCGCGGCCATCGCGGCCCAGGGGCTGCTGCGGCTAGGCCACTACATCATGCAAAACAACCCCACGATGGATGGGGAGGACGCTGATAAACTGGGGACACTCTACTGGCAGGCTGGCCTGACAGTGCTAGACCGCTTGCTCGAAGAGCCCTACCTGAGTACGAACCCGCAGCACCAGGGCCTGCTCCTGCATTCGATCTACCACCAGCCCAACGGCTGGGATTACGTACCCGAGGGCAGCAAAATAGCCAACGGAGAATCGAGTATGTGGGGCGACTACCACATTCGGGAAGCGGCCCTGTATGTGCAGCGCATCATCGACGGTATGCCGTACTACGCGTTTTTTACCGGCTGCCAGCGGGGCTGA